From Heterodontus francisci isolate sHetFra1 chromosome 9, sHetFra1.hap1, whole genome shotgun sequence, the proteins below share one genomic window:
- the gphb5 gene encoding glycoprotein hormone beta-5: MWSHRLNLHHIIWGSLILQLLVVYVNVLPASNISLRTFIGCAVREFTFLAKKPGCKGLRISTDACWGRCETWEKPVLDPPYIDAHHRVCTYNETRFITVKLPNCRPDVDPYYTYPVAVRCDCGVCSTATTECETL, encoded by the exons ATGTGGAGTCACAG ACTGAATCTGCACCACATAATATGGGGGAGTCTTATTCTTCAGTTGCTGGTCGTTTATGTAAATGTTCTTCCAGCCTCCAACATCAGCTTGCGGACATTCATCGGTTGTGCTGTAAGAGAGTTTACATTCCTGGCCAAGAAACCTGGTTGTAAAGGGTTACGAATCAGCACAGATGCCTGTTGGGGACGATGTGAGACCTGGGAG AAACCGGTTCTCGATCCTCCGTACATAGACGCACACCATCGGGTCTGTACCTATAACGAAACCAGGTTCATCACAGTGAAACTACCCAACTGTCGGCCTGATGTAGATCCATACTACACCTACCCCGTGGCAGTGCGATGTGACTGCGGTGTCTGCTCAACTGCAACTACTGAGTGCGAGACTCTATAA